A stretch of Candidatus Omnitrophota bacterium DNA encodes these proteins:
- the prmC gene encoding peptide chain release factor N(5)-glutamine methyltransferase, with the protein MKTIEPYTPIQYVIGKTEFCGLEFKVDERVLIPRPETELLVEAAAEFAGLSASKADELDILDLCTGSGNIAIALMAGKCAPLTKNLSNCRIIASDISPDALEVARRNAVRNGVYGGIEFVCSDLFTDIKGRFDIIVSNPPYIAKHEFLTLQEEVLREPRIALDGGADGLDFYRRIAASLPKHLKRGGYALMEIGYGQRAAVADIIGKSGIFRLSGARKDFNGIDRVIIAEWIN; encoded by the coding sequence ATGAAGACAATTGAGCCGTATACGCCGATTCAGTATGTGATTGGCAAGACAGAGTTCTGCGGACTGGAGTTTAAGGTCGATGAGCGCGTTCTCATTCCCAGGCCGGAGACGGAATTACTGGTTGAGGCTGCGGCCGAATTTGCCGGGTTAAGCGCCTCCAAGGCAGATGAGCTTGACATACTGGACCTTTGCACGGGATCCGGCAACATCGCGATAGCGTTGATGGCCGGAAAATGTGCGCCATTGACAAAAAACCTAAGTAATTGTAGAATAATCGCTTCTGACATTTCGCCGGATGCGCTCGAAGTCGCCAGGCGAAACGCCGTCCGTAACGGCGTTTATGGTGGTATAGAATTTGTGTGCAGTGATCTCTTTACTGATATAAAAGGCCGGTTCGATATAATCGTATCCAACCCGCCTTATATAGCAAAACATGAATTCCTGACATTGCAGGAAGAAGTCTTAAGGGAACCCAGGATAGCTCTTGACGGCGGAGCGGACGGGCTCGATTTTTACAGACGGATAGCCGCGTCCCTCCCGAAACATTTAAAACGCGGCGGATATGCTCTGATGGAGATCGGTTACGGCCAGAGGGCCGCGGTCGCCGACATTATCGGTAAGAGCGGCATCTTCAGGCTTTCGGGTGCGAGAAAAGATTTTAACGGGATCGACAGGGTGATAATAGCTGAATGGATAAATTAG
- the prfA gene encoding peptide chain release factor 1, translated as MIEKIIEERRKRYDRLHELLADPKVIGNSSEYQSYAKELSSLTPIINAYNEHMKMTADIKDLEKVLSDKTHDKEFLVLAEEEKHRLSEALKKSAASLEDMVLEKDSGGNRGIIIEIRAGTGGVEAALFAADLLRMYSRYAAKNGWKVELIDSSLSEKGGYKEVICSISGSGVYGKMKFESGTHRVQRVPETEASGRIHTSAATVAVLPEAEEVDIEVKPEDLRVDVFRSGGAGGQGVNRTDSAVRLTHLPTGIVVTCQDERSQLKNKIKAMKVLRARLFDARQKEQSDKITKSRRAQVGTGDRSEKIRTYNFPDRRITDHRIGFTTHALESVLEGEMDELIRALKEEERKLRLKATI; from the coding sequence ATGATCGAGAAGATAATTGAAGAGCGCCGAAAGAGGTATGACCGTCTGCATGAGTTATTGGCCGATCCGAAAGTCATTGGTAATAGCTCTGAGTACCAGTCGTATGCCAAGGAGTTATCCTCGCTTACGCCGATAATCAACGCGTATAACGAGCACATGAAGATGACGGCGGATATTAAAGACCTGGAGAAGGTGCTCAGCGACAAGACCCATGATAAGGAGTTCCTGGTCCTGGCGGAGGAGGAGAAACACAGGCTCAGTGAGGCCCTGAAAAAATCCGCGGCCAGCCTGGAAGATATGGTGCTGGAGAAGGATTCCGGAGGAAACAGGGGCATCATTATAGAGATAAGAGCCGGCACCGGTGGCGTGGAGGCGGCTCTCTTTGCGGCAGACCTCCTAAGAATGTATTCGAGATACGCGGCGAAGAACGGCTGGAAGGTGGAGCTTATAGATTCCAGCCTCAGCGAAAAAGGCGGATATAAGGAAGTAATCTGCTCCATATCGGGCTCGGGGGTTTACGGTAAGATGAAATTTGAGTCCGGTACCCATCGTGTCCAAAGAGTGCCGGAGACCGAAGCGAGTGGCCGGATCCATACGTCTGCCGCTACGGTAGCGGTATTGCCGGAGGCGGAGGAAGTTGATATCGAGGTAAAGCCGGAAGATTTAAGAGTGGATGTCTTCAGATCGGGTGGCGCCGGTGGGCAGGGAGTTAACCGGACCGATTCCGCTGTCAGATTGACGCATCTTCCTACAGGCATTGTAGTAACCTGCCAGGATGAGCGTTCGCAGCTAAAGAATAAGATAAAGGCGATGAAGGTCTTGCGCGCAAGGCTCTTCGACGCCAGACAGAAAGAGCAGTCTGATAAGATAACGAAGTCCAGGCGCGCTCAGGTAGGCACAGGAGACCGTTCGGAGAAGATCCGGACTTATAATTTTCCCGACAGGCGCATCACGGACCACAGGATAGGATTTACGACTCATGCTCTGGAAAGCGTTTTGGAAGGCGAGATGGATGAACTTATAAGAGCGTTGAAGGAAGAAGAGAGGAAGCTCAGGCTTAAGGCGACGATATGA
- the rpmE gene encoding 50S ribosomal protein L31: MKDKIHPVYKESTIVCVCGEVIKTRSTKPSIHVDLCSKCHPFFTGTQKLVDSAGRIEKFSKRYAGKTKPKVKAEKAEVKKEEKPGEGKTA; the protein is encoded by the coding sequence ATGAAGGATAAAATTCATCCTGTATATAAAGAGTCTACGATAGTCTGCGTTTGCGGCGAGGTGATAAAGACCCGCTCAACAAAGCCGAGTATACATGTCGATCTCTGTTCGAAGTGCCATCCGTTCTTCACCGGCACGCAGAAACTGGTCGACTCCGCCGGCCGCATCGAGAAGTTCTCGAAGCGCTACGCGGGCAAGACCAAGCCTAAGGTGAAGGCTGAAAAGGCCGAAGTGAAAAAAGAGGAAAAGCCCGGCGAAGGTAAAACCGCTTAA
- the rho gene encoding transcription termination factor Rho — protein sequence MEIAELKAMSIAELTKLAKDLNVNGMSGLKKQDLIFKILQAKTEKEGLIFGEGVLEILPDGFGFMRSPDYNYLPGPDDIYVSPSQIRRFNLRTGDTVSGQIRPPKEGERYFALLKVEAVNLGNPDETKDKTLFDNLTPLYPNKRFILESSPKEISMRIMDLLAPVGKGQRGLIVAPPYSGKTVLLQKFANSITTNYPEVVLIVLLIDERPEEVTDMQRSVKGEVISSTFDEPAERHIQVAEIVLEKAKRLVESKKDVVILLDSITRLARAYNSVVPHSGKILSGGVDSNALQKPKRFFGAARNIEEGGSLTIIATALIDTGSRMDDVIFEEFKGTGNMELQMDRNLFQKRIYPAIDIKRSNTRKEELLLHPDELKRIWLMRKALNELNSDEAMQLLIEKLSKTKTNAEFLMSMNQ from the coding sequence ATGGAGATAGCCGAGCTCAAGGCGATGAGCATCGCCGAATTGACGAAGCTTGCGAAGGACCTCAATGTCAACGGCATGAGCGGACTGAAGAAGCAGGATCTCATATTCAAGATCCTGCAGGCCAAGACCGAAAAGGAGGGCCTTATATTCGGCGAGGGCGTGCTGGAGATACTTCCGGACGGATTTGGATTCATGAGGAGTCCCGATTATAATTATCTCCCCGGGCCCGACGACATATACGTATCCCCGTCCCAGATACGCCGTTTTAACCTGCGTACCGGCGATACGGTCAGCGGCCAGATCCGCCCGCCGAAGGAGGGCGAGAGATACTTCGCGCTGCTCAAGGTGGAGGCGGTTAATTTAGGAAATCCGGATGAGACCAAGGACAAGACGCTCTTCGATAATCTTACCCCGCTCTATCCGAATAAGCGCTTCATACTGGAGAGTAGTCCCAAGGAGATATCGATGAGGATAATGGATCTCCTCGCGCCGGTCGGAAAGGGGCAGAGGGGCCTGATAGTCGCGCCTCCGTACAGCGGCAAGACGGTGCTCCTGCAGAAGTTCGCGAATTCCATAACTACAAATTATCCCGAAGTCGTGCTGATAGTGCTTCTGATAGACGAGCGCCCGGAAGAGGTCACGGATATGCAGCGCTCGGTGAAGGGCGAGGTGATAAGCTCCACGTTCGATGAGCCGGCGGAGAGGCACATACAGGTGGCGGAGATAGTGCTCGAGAAGGCGAAGAGGCTGGTCGAGTCCAAGAAAGACGTTGTGATACTGCTTGACTCGATTACGCGGCTCGCGCGCGCATACAATTCGGTCGTGCCGCATTCGGGCAAGATACTATCCGGAGGCGTCGATTCGAACGCTCTGCAGAAGCCGAAGAGGTTCTTCGGCGCCGCGCGTAATATCGAGGAGGGGGGAAGTCTCACGATAATAGCGACGGCCCTCATCGATACCGGCTCCAGGATGGACGATGTCATATTCGAAGAGTTCAAGGGCACCGGCAATATGGAACTCCAGATGGACAGGAACCTCTTCCAGAAGAGGATATATCCCGCGATCGATATAAAGCGGTCGAACACCAGGAAGGAAGAGCTGCTGCTCCATCCCGATGAGCTGAAGCGCATATGGCTCATGAGGAAGGCGCTGAACGAGCTTAATAGCGACGAGGCTATGCAGTTATTGATAGAGAAGCTGTCGAAGACGAAGACGAATGCCGAATTTTTAATGTCGATGAACCAGTAA
- the coaE gene encoding dephospho-CoA kinase (Dephospho-CoA kinase (CoaE) performs the final step in coenzyme A biosynthesis.): MTVIGLTGSFGTGKTFVASIFKSLGASVIDADTIAHGVIKKGKPAYKKIIGAFGSGILAPGREIDRKKLAALAFSSKRSVKKLNRIVHPEVIRVIKAKIKAAGKNAVVVIDAPLLIEARLLNIVDKLVVVKSSKKRQIERCLKKFHIKREEVLKRIRSQISMKRKLKMADFVVRNDRTRSLTRSQVRKVWEEIVWR, encoded by the coding sequence GTGACGGTAATAGGGCTGACGGGATCTTTTGGCACGGGTAAGACGTTTGTGGCCTCGATATTTAAGTCCCTCGGAGCCAGCGTCATAGACGCCGATACGATCGCTCATGGAGTTATTAAGAAGGGTAAGCCTGCATATAAAAAGATAATCGGCGCTTTCGGCTCCGGTATACTCGCGCCCGGCCGCGAGATCGACAGGAAGAAGCTTGCCGCTCTGGCGTTCAGCAGTAAACGGTCGGTCAAGAAATTGAACAGAATAGTGCACCCCGAAGTCATACGGGTGATAAAGGCGAAAATTAAGGCGGCCGGTAAAAACGCCGTCGTGGTTATAGATGCGCCGCTTTTGATCGAGGCGCGTCTTTTAAATATAGTCGATAAACTGGTCGTTGTTAAAAGTTCTAAAAAAAGGCAGATCGAGAGATGCTTAAAAAAGTTTCACATAAAGAGGGAAGAAGTGTTAAAGAGGATAAGGAGCCAGATATCAATGAAGAGAAAACTGAAAATGGCGGACTTCGTCGTGCGGAACGACAGGACGAGAAGCCTGACGAGAAGCCAGGTAAGAAAAGTATGGGAGGAAATCGTATGGAGATAG
- the glgA gene encoding glycogen synthase GlgA, with product MKVLFASSEVVPFAKTGGLADVAGSLPIALEALGVDVRVIMPKYRSVKTADSETTIGKNVKVYLVENDDYFNRKELYGDKFGDYADNLDRFAFFSRQVLERCIKEGFRPDIIHCNDWHTALIPVYLNTIYKYDPFFANTRTLFTIHNIAYQGLFHKDDFPKMGLDWALFHIHYFEFYGQINLMKAGIVYADAVSTVSPTYAREILTKEYGCGLEGVLQTRKDVLYGILNGIDYDIWNPATNTELVKNYSIENLDDKYINKEALQKDLGLKVDCDIPMIGIISRLADQKGMDILAKIINDILSMKVQFVLLGVGDHKYHVLLEKMAKAHQKNTSINLKFDAILAEKIYAACDIFLIPSRYEPCGLSQMISYKYGTIPVARRTGGLKDSIREYALDTKEGTGFTFEEYKPEALLAAIKKALSLHQHRSAWREFVKKVMELDFSWKVSAKDYIGLYNKIRRR from the coding sequence TTGAAAGTACTATTCGCGTCGAGCGAGGTTGTGCCGTTCGCCAAGACAGGCGGACTGGCGGATGTCGCAGGGAGCCTGCCTATAGCGCTCGAAGCCCTCGGCGTGGATGTGCGCGTCATAATGCCGAAATACCGCTCCGTTAAAACCGCTGACAGCGAGACGACGATAGGCAAAAACGTGAAGGTCTATCTGGTCGAGAACGATGATTATTTCAACAGAAAAGAGCTCTACGGCGATAAGTTCGGAGATTACGCCGATAACCTCGACCGCTTCGCGTTCTTCTCGAGACAGGTCCTGGAGAGGTGCATAAAGGAAGGCTTCAGGCCCGATATAATACATTGCAATGACTGGCATACGGCGCTTATTCCGGTATACCTCAATACCATCTATAAATACGACCCGTTCTTCGCGAATACCCGCACGCTATTTACGATCCATAATATAGCCTATCAGGGCCTCTTCCATAAAGATGATTTCCCGAAGATGGGGCTGGATTGGGCATTGTTTCACATACACTATTTCGAATTTTACGGACAGATCAATTTGATGAAGGCCGGTATCGTCTATGCCGACGCGGTAAGCACCGTGAGCCCGACATATGCCAGGGAGATATTGACGAAAGAATACGGCTGCGGCTTAGAAGGGGTACTACAGACCAGGAAGGATGTTCTTTACGGTATCCTGAACGGCATAGATTACGATATCTGGAATCCGGCTACCAATACCGAACTGGTGAAGAATTATTCGATAGAGAACCTCGACGACAAGTATATCAATAAAGAGGCCCTGCAGAAGGATCTGGGATTGAAGGTCGACTGCGATATTCCGATGATAGGTATCATATCGCGCCTGGCAGACCAGAAGGGCATGGATATACTCGCGAAGATAATTAATGATATTTTGAGTATGAAGGTGCAGTTCGTTTTATTGGGCGTAGGAGATCATAAATACCACGTGCTCCTGGAAAAGATGGCGAAGGCGCACCAGAAGAATACATCGATAAATTTAAAGTTTGACGCTATCCTCGCGGAGAAGATTTACGCGGCCTGTGATATATTTTTAATCCCGTCCAGATATGAGCCGTGCGGCTTGAGCCAGATGATAAGTTACAAATACGGCACCATCCCCGTCGCGCGCCGGACAGGGGGACTAAAGGACAGCATACGCGAATACGCGCTTGATACTAAGGAAGGCACCGGATTCACCTTCGAAGAATATAAGCCGGAGGCGCTTCTTGCGGCAATAAAGAAGGCGCTTAGCCTTCACCAGCACAGGAGCGCATGGAGAGAGTTCGTTAAGAAGGTCATGGAGCTCGACTTCTCATGGAAAGTCTCGGCGAAGGATTATATAGGGCTCTATAATAAGATCCGGAGGCGATAG